In the Paenibacillus sp. FSL R7-0337 genome, CTCCCCGAATGCCTCCTCCAGCAGCGCATTGCTTCGCTGCAATACCGGCTGGGTGAAGCTGAAGACCGAGCCGTGCCCCAGCTCGGAATGCACCGCAATCTCTCCGCCTGTAAGCTCTACAAGTCTCTGGGTAATACTGAGGCCAAGCCCGTTCTCCCGGTAGACCTTACTCGCGGCAGGACCGCTTGGATCATTTGCATCGAAGATCGTACGCAGACGCTCAGGCGGGATGCCCTGACCGGTATCCGTTATGATAATGGCAACATACTCTTCTTTAACCTCAGCAGACAGCGTTATCACGCCTCTGGGCGTATAATTCACTGCATTTGCCAATAAATTATGCAGGATCTGGGCAAGCCGCTGCTCATCCGTCTCCAGCAGCGGAAGCTGCCCGGGCAGATTCAGCCGGAATTCCAGCTGGCTGTTGCCATAGACCTGACGGGTGACCGCCATAATGGAGGAAGCTGCCATGCGGAGATCGACGGCCTGCCGGCGGAGGAAGAGCGCGCCGTGATTCAGCTTCGCGAAGTCCGACATATCATGGATTAGGGCTGTAAGCCGCTTGCCGGTGGAGACAATCGTGAGCAGCTGATCCTGCTGGGCAGCGCTGATGGAGCCGGCCGTACCCTGTGCCAGCACCTTGGCCATGTTGACAATCCCCTGCAGCGGTCTCCGCAGCTCCTGCGAGGTGTCAGAGATGAAGTCATCCTTCAATCCGTCAAGCGACAAAAGGCGGCGGGAGAGCTGTTCCACCTCCTGAAAGGAGGCTGCGTATTGCCGGGTCATCAGAATTGCCTGTACGAACCCGAACAGAAGAATCTCGTAGGAGAGGATGAGATAGCTGAAGCCCAGGCCCATGAAGCTAACCAGATAATAGATAATAACCACGCTCAGGCTCTCGATGCTGACCATCATCAGGAACATATTCTTCGGATTTCTCCGGGTGCCCTGGACCATGGAGTAGAGCACGAAGCCCAGGCTTACCGAGCCCCATGTCAGCAGCAGCACCTCCAGATAGCTGAACAGATAGGCCGGGACGAAGGCAGCAATCAGCAGCAGGAATGCCGTAACTAGCCTGGAGGCCTTAATTACCCCGAAAGACATCGGGTAATTCACTGAATTGGCGACATAGTGCAGCAGATAATAATAGACCAGTGTAGAGGACGCGAGCTGCAGCTTGAGTATAATCTCGTAAGGGAAGCCGGGCAGCGCCGTCAGGATGAGCTTTTCGCCATGTGTGAAAATGTAGACAAAGGCCGCTATGCAGAACAAGCCCAGATACAATGTGACCCCCCGGCTCTCCCTCACCTTGGAGAACATCAGCAGGAAGAGAGATAACACGAAGAATCCGATCAATGAAGCCCCGTCTACAAACAGGGCAAATTCCCTGTGCTTCAAAATAGCGGCCTGATTACCGATTACAATCGGCTGAACGATTCCGCCTGAAGAGTAGCTGTAGTTAGCCACCTGCACAATAATCTCCAGGGTATCCCCGGTTACCGAGGCGAATCCCATAAAAGGCATGTTATTCTGTCTGCCCTCAGAGGGCGAGGCTGCCGGAGTTCCGCTGCTTCCAATCTCCTGTCCGTTCAGATAGACCTTGCCCGCACTCCGGATGTTGCTGGTGCGCAGACCATAGACTACAGCTTCCCCTGGGGTAATCTTCGCCTGAAGGCGGTAAGTAGCATAGCCTTTAGCTCTGCGCTCGCCCTCTTCAGCGATCTCGTCGTTCCACTTCCCCGGAACCTGAATCATCGTAGAGGCAGCGGGAACCTCCTTACCTGCATTCACCGGATGGAAATCCCCGGGCGACAGCAACACATCACGGTACAGCTCCCACTCTCCATCCAGCTTTATAATTCCGTCGTGGCGGGAGTCCCAGGAGCGAAGGTCTATCACGCCCTGCACGGCCTGCGGCCTGTCTCCCTTGGTCTGATGTGTCTGGAGGACCGAGAGCAGCGGAACGATCAGCACCAGCACCAGACTGCCGAGAATACTCAGCCAATACCTTCTCATATCCTCTGCCAGTCCCTTCTAGTTGTCATTGTATAAATTATACAACAGGCTCCGTTCATCTGAAGCAAAAAAAAGCCGAGTTCCATTTATTTCGGAATCGGCTGTTCATCTGATTAGAGTTACGTGTATGGAATATTTTACTTTGTTTCCGGAGCGGCGGCTGCAGGAACCACACTCTCCTGGGTCTTCGACAAGAAGATATTGAGAATGATCGCTGTCAGCGATCCGGATACGATTCCGTTCTGCAGCAGCATTCTGGCGAATTCCGGCAGCTGGTCGAACATGGACGGAAGCACCGCAGAGCCGAGGCCCACCGCGATGCTGCAGGCGGCGATCAGCAGATTGCCGTCCTTGCGCAGATCCACATCGGACAAAATCGACATGCCGGAAGCGGCGACCGAGCCGAACATGACAATCATCGCCCCGCCCAGCACCGCATTCGGCACAACTGTAGTCAATGCTGCCAGCTTAGGCAGTAGACCGAGTACGATCATAATTCCGCCAGCCGCAAAAATAACATTCCGCGTCTTCACCCGCGTCAGCGACAGTAAGCCGACATTCTGGGAGAATGCGGTGTACGGGAAGGCGTTGAACAGGCCGCCCAGCATGATGGCCAGTCCCTCGGAGCGCAGGCCGTTCACGATCTGCTTCTGTTCCACCTGC is a window encoding:
- a CDS encoding ATP-binding protein, which gives rise to MRRYWLSILGSLVLVLIVPLLSVLQTHQTKGDRPQAVQGVIDLRSWDSRHDGIIKLDGEWELYRDVLLSPGDFHPVNAGKEVPAASTMIQVPGKWNDEIAEEGERRAKGYATYRLQAKITPGEAVVYGLRTSNIRSAGKVYLNGQEIGSSGTPAASPSEGRQNNMPFMGFASVTGDTLEIIVQVANYSYSSGGIVQPIVIGNQAAILKHREFALFVDGASLIGFFVLSLFLLMFSKVRESRGVTLYLGLFCIAAFVYIFTHGEKLILTALPGFPYEIILKLQLASSTLVYYYLLHYVANSVNYPMSFGVIKASRLVTAFLLLIAAFVPAYLFSYLEVLLLTWGSVSLGFVLYSMVQGTRRNPKNMFLMMVSIESLSVVIIYYLVSFMGLGFSYLILSYEILLFGFVQAILMTRQYAASFQEVEQLSRRLLSLDGLKDDFISDTSQELRRPLQGIVNMAKVLAQGTAGSISAAQQDQLLTIVSTGKRLTALIHDMSDFAKLNHGALFLRRQAVDLRMAASSIMAVTRQVYGNSQLEFRLNLPGQLPLLETDEQRLAQILHNLLANAVNYTPRGVITLSAEVKEEYVAIIITDTGQGIPPERLRTIFDANDPSGPAASKVYRENGLGLSITQRLVELTGGEIAVHSELGHGSVFSFTQPVLQRSNALLEEAFGELHGWETAPSYPLPGEEPVLLPSEDCCSILVVDNDPVNLRVLVGVLQLDNHSVITASSGAEAIQIIQQHPELDLVIADWVMPEMPGLLLCKAIRERFTLSELPILLLMASSRPDDILAAFEAGANDYLSKPVEVREFKARMQTLLDMRKSIRVSVQSEIAFLQAQIKPHFLYNALNAIISVCPVDPDKATELLLDLSQYLRSSFDFQNRGQTVSMEKELGLVKSYLALEQARFDERLNIEFDVPEDVMAMVPPLSIQPIVENAVNHGLMQKEAGGTVRLTVELLPGRLKVAVTDDGVGMTPEKIAEILSEERTEGGIGLRNIQHRLLKMYGAGLNIDSAPGRGTAISYTIPT